CGGTAAGAGGCGCTGCTGCCGTAGCCGGTCACCGTATCGTCGTTCATAGACCCCGACAAGTCGACCACGAAGCAAATGTCGCGCGGATTGCCAATGGCAATCGACGAAACCGGAATGTTGAAGGAGTTCAATCCCAGCACGCGGCCGAAAAATGTTCGATTCGCACCGGTGCTGTTATCTCGCCGCACGGTAATTTTCACCGCATTGCTGGCGGTGCCGCTGGAGGTAAACTTGCGTGCTGTGCTGTCCCAGGTTCCGTATTGCACGTCGGCATTGGCCAGCGTAACCGGCGTGCCCGCCGCCTTATGGTAAGCGGCGTATGTTTGCGCGGCCGTTGTCATCGCCGTTTGCGTGCCCGACATGTTCGCAGCGGCAGCCATGGCGGCGCTGTCGGCTGCGGATTGCAGCTGCGTTTGCACCAGCATCATATAGCCGACATCGACGCCGAAGGCCACAAACCCCAGCATGATGACCATCAAAAACGCGGACAGCACGGTGATGATCCCGCGCCGCGAATGGTTTGGTTTGCCCAACGTGACGCACACACCGGTGGCAGAAAACGAGACGCAGTTTGCAGAACTATTCATAAACATCTCCCACGGTTTGCGCCAGATGATCCAGTGACGGGGTTCAGCGGGTTCAAGCAACAACAGAGTAGTTTTTGCACGCCCTCGACCCTGGCCTGAAAAGCGGGGCGGCCTGATTCGAGTGCGACGATAAGCTCGGTCGATACAACTCTGCTTCACAAATACCCGGCTGTCAAATTTCTACGTTGTCGCTGGAAATAAGGATGACAAAGCCTCATTTTTTTCGCGTCTGCGGCGTTGCCAAAAAACAACACGTGCGTTTTACACTGCACGCTGTGTGAAGCAGCGCTGCCCACGGACAACGGAGTGCACGGTCATCGCCCGTGTTGCCGGACCGAAGTGCGCTTTAGGCGGCCACGCAAGAATTCGGCCTAGCGTCTGGGCAAGAACTTTTGGTAAGCCGCTACGGCCAGCTCATCGCAGCGGTCGTTTTCCGGATGCCCGCTATGGCCGGCCACACGATGAAACTTTAATTGATGCGCGGCTACCAATACATCCAATCGCTGCCAGAGTTCAAGATTTTTCACCTCGCCTAGCTTTCCGCGCGAATCGACTTTGCGCTTCCAGCCGTTGGCTTTCCATTTGGCCATCCATTGCAGGAGTCCTTGGCGCACGTATTCGCTGTCGGTGAATAAATCGACTTGCGACGTTTTTTTCAGCGCCTCGAGGCCACGAATCACGGCCAGCAATTCCATCCGATTGTTCGTCGTCAGCGCTTCGGCCCCGGCATGCTCCATTTCTTTTCCCGACGCCGGATGCCGTAAAATGAATGCCCAACCACCGGGCCCCGGATTGCCGCTGCAGGCCCCGTCGGTAAACAAATGCACAACGGGCAATGGCAATGTGGCGCTGGGCATGGCAATCTAAATTAACCGCGGAGACGCAGAGCCGCGGAGAGGCAGGAAATTCGAAGAGCGGAATTCGAATGGCGAATGAGACTCCAAGTTCCAAATTCCAATGACCAATAATCCAATGCGAGATTTCATTTGGAATTTAATTGGCACGACGGCTTGCCAGTTCGCTTCATTCTTCATTGTCTTCTCTGCGTCTCCGCGTCTCTGCGCCTTTGCGGTTCAAATTAGCGTTCCACGCCGGGAGCGGCCGGCACGGTGCGCTCCAAGGAGCGTTGTATTTCGTGGCGGCGGGGACGCATCAGTTCTTCCATGTTGTCCGTCACCGCGGCATCCAGCTGCGGTTGTCCGGCACAGGTGAACGGCAAGCGAACGGTGAAGGTGCTGCCGCGGCCAATTTGGCTTTCGACAGAAACCTCGCCCCCCAGCAGTTTGCACAGCTCCTTCACAATCGACAAGCCCAAGCCGGTGCCGGAATGCTCACGGGTAATGGCATCGCCCTGGGCCATGGCAGCCGATCCTTGGCGGAACTTTTCGAAAATGACCACCTGATCTTCCTCGGCAATGCCCACGCCGGTGTCGGAGACCACGAACAACAACTCACCGGGGTCGGGATCGTGCTTGGCGCGCACCGAAATGCGGCCCCCCTCGGGCGTGAACTTAATGGCATTGGACAGCAAGTTGCTAAGGATTTGCTGCACCTTAGCCTGGTCTTGAAACAGCTCGGGAAGTCCCGGCTCCACGTCGATTTCCAAATCGATGTTTTTGCGCTCGGTTTGTGGCCGGAAGAAATCGCACTGGGCCTGAATTACGTTGTCGATGCGAAAATCGGACAAGCGGATTTCCATTTTGCCGCTTTCGATTTTCGCCAGGTCTAAAATATCGTTGATCATGTCCAGCAGCACGCGGCCCGATTTCTGAATGTTTTGCACGTAGCGGCGCTGCTTGTCGTCGAGCGATTTAATGGAATCCAGCACTTCCGAAAAGCCGATAATGCTGTTCAACGGCGTACGCAGCTCGTGGCTCATCGTGGCCAAAAAGTCGCTTTTCAGGCGGTTCATTTCGTACAGCCGCATGTTGGTTTGCGCCAGCTCATCCACTTTGACATCCAATGCCGCATTGGCGTGCTTAATTTCTTCCTGCGTGCTCACCAGGTGCCGCACCATTTTATTGAATGCCATGCCCAACTCTTCAAATTCGTCGGCGGTGTGAATTTCGGCTCGGGCTTCCATATTTCCCCGGGCGATTTCATCACTGATGTCGCGCAGGTGCTTCAGCGGCTTGACAACCACGTACCGTACAATGGCATAGGCCGCGATCATCGCCAGAAAAACGGTAATAATGGCAGTCGCCAGGAAGATCGCCCGATTGTTGTTCAGCGCGTCTTGCGTGGTCGCGTCGGAAACCTTCACCCGCACCACGCCCATCAAATCTCCCTCTTGAATCGGCGGCACTTCCGCCAGTCCCGAGGCGCCCAAAATAACCGATTGGCTATTTCCTACATGGCAAAAGACGCACTTAGGGCCCATGCGAATCGGCTGATAATAGTAGTACTCCGCTTGGTCAGGTGGCCGATAATCGAAGAATTCCTGCGTGTGGCCATTTTCGTCGGGCGTGGGGGACGGGGCATTGGCGAACTTTTCCAGCACCTGGCTGTCGAGCATGGTTTCCGGCAAATTTTCCGGCTTAGGATTAGTCAGCCACAACAAGCGCGTACCAAATTGTTGGCCGGTACGAGTGCGGTCTGCGGCCGTGCTGCCCGTAGAGGTTTCCGCGCCGGAATCGAGGTCTTTGCTGAGAATATCTCGCGCAAGCTCATTGATTAAATCCAATTCGCCTTGTGTCTGGCTGTTGACCTTTCCGTTGGAACCGCGATTGGAATCCAACAATTTAATGTACTTCCAATGCTCCTCGATCAAGATAGCGCGCACCAAATACTGGCAGTTATTGCGCGTGTTCTGAAACACCAAATCTTCGGTCCGGCTGCCGTACCACCAAAAACTGCCGCCGATGAGCGTCAGCAAGCACACGGCAAACAGCACCAGGCACTTCAACTCCAGCCGAGTTTCGCCCAGCACACGTTTGACGCCGCGGTAAGACATGAAAAAAAAGGCGCGGGATTAGGGGTGAGGGTCGAGGGAAAAAAAGCGACTACCGCTTTAAAAAACTGGCGTCGTCCGCTTCCGCCTTAGCATGTCTTTCATTTTACGGCCCTTCTTAGCTCCGAACCAGAGCAATCCCGCCTGGCTCACAGCATATCCAGCGGATCAACGTCGGCGGTCCACAAAATGTTTTCCGGAACTTCCAGGCCTGCGGTTGCCTGCCGAATGATCGTTCGCAATTGGTCGCCGTCGGCACTTTGCAGTTGCAAGTGAAATCGATGCTGCCCGCGAAGTTTGGCGAACGGCGCGGCGGCGGGGCCCAGCACTCGAATTTCAGAATCGGGCCCCAGGCGCAAAATCGTTTCGCGCAACCGCTCACCCATGTATTGGGCGAAGGCTTTTGTTTGCTCGTGCGAAGCGCCGCGGATTACCAGGCGAATCATGGTTGTTATGGGCGGATATCCGTGCG
Above is a window of Pirellulales bacterium DNA encoding:
- the rnhA gene encoding ribonuclease HI, encoding MPSATLPLPVVHLFTDGACSGNPGPGGWAFILRHPASGKEMEHAGAEALTTNNRMELLAVIRGLEALKKTSQVDLFTDSEYVRQGLLQWMAKWKANGWKRKVDSRGKLGEVKNLELWQRLDVLVAAHQLKFHRVAGHSGHPENDRCDELAVAAYQKFLPRR
- a CDS encoding ATP-binding protein, encoding MSYRGVKRVLGETRLELKCLVLFAVCLLTLIGGSFWWYGSRTEDLVFQNTRNNCQYLVRAILIEEHWKYIKLLDSNRGSNGKVNSQTQGELDLINELARDILSKDLDSGAETSTGSTAADRTRTGQQFGTRLLWLTNPKPENLPETMLDSQVLEKFANAPSPTPDENGHTQEFFDYRPPDQAEYYYYQPIRMGPKCVFCHVGNSQSVILGASGLAEVPPIQEGDLMGVVRVKVSDATTQDALNNNRAIFLATAIITVFLAMIAAYAIVRYVVVKPLKHLRDISDEIARGNMEARAEIHTADEFEELGMAFNKMVRHLVSTQEEIKHANAALDVKVDELAQTNMRLYEMNRLKSDFLATMSHELRTPLNSIIGFSEVLDSIKSLDDKQRRYVQNIQKSGRVLLDMINDILDLAKIESGKMEIRLSDFRIDNVIQAQCDFFRPQTERKNIDLEIDVEPGLPELFQDQAKVQQILSNLLSNAIKFTPEGGRISVRAKHDPDPGELLFVVSDTGVGIAEEDQVVIFEKFRQGSAAMAQGDAITREHSGTGLGLSIVKELCKLLGGEVSVESQIGRGSTFTVRLPFTCAGQPQLDAAVTDNMEELMRPRRHEIQRSLERTVPAAPGVER